The DNA region CCTGCCCTTGAAGCCATGTCCTCAGGCGTCCTTTCAGACACTACCCAACATCTCTGACCTATATCTGAGCGATGTGCCCCCTGTGCCTACTTTGGCTGATATTGCCTGGATAGCAGCAGATGAAGAGGAAACCTATGCTCAAGTCAACAGTGACACCTGGCCATTGCGGCACAAGTGGAAGCCCAGCCCACTGTTCGTCATGCAGCGCAATGCCTCAGTGCCCAACCTTCGAGGGCCAGAGGAGAAGCTACTGGCCTTGAAGAAGCCTGGCCTACCAGCCCTGAGCCGAACCACTGAACTACAAGATGAGCTAAGTCACCTACGCAGCCAGATTGCCAAGATTGTGGCAGCAGATGCAGCTTCGGCTTCATTAACGCCAGATTTCTTATCTTCAGGAAGTTCAAATGTCTCTTCTCCCTTACCTTGTTTTGGATCCTCATTCCACTCTACAACTTCCTTTGTCATTAGTGACATCACAGAGGAGGCTGAGTTAGAAGGCCCTGAGCTTCCATTGGTTCCCATGCTTTGTTCTGCCAGTTCTGAATGTTGCAAAACTGACTCCAAACCTGTGTGCAGCTTGGCTGAAGATGAGGACTGTGTGTCTCTCTCAAAGGCTAGCAGCTTTGCAGACATGATGGGCATCCTGAAGGACATTCACCGGATGAAGCAGAGCCAAGACCTGAATCGGAGCTTGATGAAGGAAGAAGACCCTGCTGTCCTCATTTCAGAGTTGTTGAGGAGAAAGTTTGCTCTGAAGGAAGAGGATATCAGCATGAAAGGAAAGGGATGACCCTTTCTATGGTGCCCTATATATGGCCCTTTCTCTATAAGCTGTCTCACAACAGATACTGCTGCCTTGCAGTTAGAAATGTCCTTCCACAATGGAAAACACTGAcaggctagaaatggggagaagagagaaaagctgaACTGCTTCCCCACACTTCGAACCTTAGCAAAACTTTTAAGGACAGTGTTCCAAAAATAGTTTTGAGTTGTGGGTTTGCAGGTAATCAGTCGTGTTGCTTTGGTTCTTTTACATTGAAGATCAAGAtgggagtttttgttttcctcctcaTGTGAAAATAGGCCCCAGACCGATGACTAGCTTCACTGTACTATCTATCCAGCTCCTGGTCTCAACTGGGTACATGCAATATGTCCCTCAGACTCAACTGCTTCCTTGCAGGGGGTGAGGGTGTTGGGGAGCCCCGAGGTCTTCTCAATACCAGTCATAAACAAGACTTGCTCCTTGCCCTCATGTGCCAACACCCAGCTGTGCTCAGGCCTCCTACAGGTCCTGTAGCTCCAACTCATGAAGAGGCTGCTGCTGGCAGGCcagggatgtttttttttttccttcttaaaatacattttgtaaTACTGTAAAGAAATCAAATCTTTCCGTTACCCCCCGGGATCCTTCTGGCCTCCACATTGCCATGGCATTGATGTCTTGTTCCACTGCCATTGAGGGTTCTCAgcgaggaagaggggagggggctgtGCTTCATTTGGGGCCACTTTTTCTCATACCCGAACCCATTAGGTCATGCCAAAGTCCTCACCCAACACACTTAATGTGTGACCCAGCCTTCCTTGGGACCTCTTTAGTAAaggtgtgtgcacgtgtgtgtagtGTTTGGATTGAAGCACTACCTGGTATTAAAGAAAGTTTTTGAgtggtaaaaaaacaaacaaacaaacaaaaaacagttaacaaaagaaagTTTGCTCACCATAGAAAGAATTTTCAATGAAAATACTCCAGCTTAGATAGATAGGTTCCCCTTTGCCTCTATATGTTATCTAATCAGCAGAGCAGGGTAAGGTGATTTGTATTCCTGAAAAATACACAAAGTCTGAAGGGCCTCCCCTCAAGTAGGTGAGCAATTTGCCATTAGCTGACCAGGCACCCACATCAATATGGCCAAAAACTACTAGGAAATGGGGTCAAAATCAATCCAACTTGAGACTTGAAATATAATCCCATCCCTGTTTAGGGAATAGATCTATTACctttgagggggaaaaatgtcTAACCCATGTTTCATGGAGAAAAGGGAAACCTAGTAGATACTGGTCCTATCACAAAATTCTATGGATACTAGTTAGGGCACTAGAAGCTGTTCAAAATTATCCTTATGCTCTATAGGTAGAAAAGACTGGAAAATAAGAGTAGCAAGACAATCCTTAGTACATTTACTGTAATCACCTTTCCAGCTCAGCAGCCAGTTAATAGACTTTACATTATCTTCCATAGTAAACCTCTCAGTAATGAATTCTATATAGAAGGAAACAAGCCCCAGAGCTCCTATATGATCAACTAGAAGCAGGCAAACATATCTATCCATGTTGTATATAAGTcattgtgttggcaaccaaaaatgggctccttagcacttagtcaacaagtgcccttgactagtttggctttttcccctgaactgaatgctgtttgtatgttggactggagtgaGCTTGTCCGCCCCTTCatcttgcttcccttgcttaagctgatggaaagaacctgtgctttcccggtcaaccccttcaccttgcttaagctgatcgaaagaacctgtgcttttctggtcaaccccttcacct from Trichosurus vulpecula isolate mTriVul1 chromosome 1, mTriVul1.pri, whole genome shotgun sequence includes:
- the LOC118838656 gene encoding mitochondrial fission regulator 1-like; translation: MKGNFRGTAASRRGSEQLGWAGRAGSGRLWEEELSPARWEPAVILAVETDSTIPVWQNKPHGASRSVGWGTGTNLPLKPCPQASFQTLPNISDLYLSDVPPVPTLADIAWIAADEEETYAQVNSDTWPLRHKWKPSPLFVMQRNASVPNLRGPEEKLLALKKPGLPALSRTTELQDELSHLRSQIAKIVAADAASASLTPDFLSSGSSNVSSPLPCFGSSFHSTTSFVISDITEEAELEGPELPLVPMLCSASSECCKTDSKPVCSLAEDEDCVSLSKASSFADMMGILKDIHRMKQSQDLNRSLMKEEDPAVLISELLRRKFALKEEDISMKGKG